In bacterium BMS3Abin08, one DNA window encodes the following:
- a CDS encoding putative permease YjgP/YjgQ family protein, producing the protein MLIDRYILKELVLSFLISVIGLNLLLMMEKVLKLSRVMAGIGASFTDISGVILLLQPQLLMLTIPMAFLLSILLTFGRLSFDNELIVLRTSGLSFKRISRPVASLSVILFIASIITSTYLMPWALKRLRTDVNTMLREKAPLSIEPGIFFTAFRNIVLLINNKDAPGKFEGVFIYDGRDSSAESVIVAREGEISIGKKGIGLELKDGTIHNAGKKESTEIHFSSYNFNILISSDLIGRKKGEMTPFELYSAAKKEKGNPAGYYIELDRRFSYPALIFAIALLAPALSLLAGRTGRTGGFVVGMSIFALYYIAMVYVENLVKTNRVNHLICWLPFAVLTTISLILYRRTD; encoded by the coding sequence ATGTTGATTGACCGATACATTTTAAAAGAGCTTGTTCTGTCATTTCTTATATCCGTAATCGGTCTTAATCTGCTCCTGATGATGGAGAAGGTACTGAAACTGAGCAGGGTGATGGCAGGTATCGGTGCATCTTTCACAGATATATCCGGGGTAATTCTGTTGCTGCAGCCACAACTCCTGATGCTCACCATTCCCATGGCATTTCTTCTGAGCATACTTCTCACCTTCGGAAGGCTCAGCTTTGATAACGAACTGATCGTTCTCAGGACATCGGGGCTCTCCTTCAAAAGGATAAGCAGGCCCGTTGCTTCCCTCTCCGTAATACTCTTTATTGCATCAATCATTACAAGTACATACCTGATGCCATGGGCATTAAAGCGACTCCGCACCGATGTAAATACGATGTTAAGGGAGAAGGCGCCGCTGTCGATAGAGCCCGGAATATTCTTTACTGCATTCAGGAATATCGTATTGCTCATTAATAACAAAGACGCTCCCGGAAAATTCGAAGGTGTATTCATCTATGACGGGAGGGACAGTTCCGCTGAAAGTGTTATTGTTGCCCGGGAAGGTGAGATCTCCATAGGAAAAAAGGGGATAGGCCTCGAGCTTAAAGACGGCACCATACATAATGCAGGCAAAAAGGAGAGTACGGAGATACATTTTTCTTCCTATAACTTCAATATCCTTATAAGCTCGGACCTGATAGGCAGGAAAAAGGGCGAGATGACCCCCTTTGAACTCTACAGTGCTGCAAAAAAGGAAAAGGGGAACCCTGCCGGGTATTACATCGAGCTTGACAGGAGATTCAGCTATCCCGCACTGATATTCGCTATTGCCCTTCTTGCCCCTGCTCTCTCATTGCTTGCCGGAAGGACGGGAAGAACAGGGGGCTTTGTGGTCGGGATGAGCATCTTTGCCCTTTATTATATAGCAATGGTCTACGTTGAAAACCTCGTAAAGACAAACAGGGTAAATCACCTCATCTGCTGGCTG